A region from the Pungitius pungitius chromosome 16, fPunPun2.1, whole genome shotgun sequence genome encodes:
- the LOC119215954 gene encoding endosialin-like, with protein sequence MSWWGMQKTIRSSISGMPLLCALWLLMICLAPGGQSQRLRETGAEPPAPSGQLAEKDAICHQTGCYAVFFQKRNFREAGRSCRERGGTLATMHTQEAAAVVHELLLAIEGTKPRLRLWIGLHRSSRQCSSTRPLRGFVWVTGDQDGQFSNWLRNDNPETCTAPRCVAMNVHTSEIGRKGRDNLRWVDGSCALPLDGYVCQYSYKGMCPPLEDEGSGPALYTTPFYLLSSLLTHVPFNSVATLPCPTDGSDPEARAEETVLCTERDDKTVGWSKDAPLCLSVAPPDGQDWCSQDHVCEQFCQNTDTDYYCYCSEGFVINEDGYSCEPDPLGLTDQPKLSADSAGPTDQPPVNEACVEMGCEYNCVETQRGIRCTCPHGYQMGPDGRKCSDVDECQQHPCSHLCINIPGTFHCACSSGFQQDDEGECADIDECLNPGNCEGLCNNTVGSFTCTCNQGYVSDSEDKCVDRDECAEGSPCQQHCLNFVGGYLCYCDSGYNLQSDGLSCKPLVDDGEYSTLTPDPEDFADMPELQPDHNILWATSFTPDPNFEADTNFDVGWLTEAPEAFSPDMAHGSDNHLNQWDAMSPKRYQTVPPPTQQDNTGNEIHNEAEDKTEGNDDRDKGVAETANGSASGRRQGEGSKVDTAEEAESAAGERKHNKSWLLVALLVPLCVFLVVMLALGIVYCTSCAVDKSLSFSNCYRWILPTMPPDQRNGKTQA encoded by the exons ATGTCTTGGTGGGGGATGCAAAAGACCATCAGGAGCAGTATCAGCGGCATGCCTCTCCTGTGTGCCCTGTGGCTGCTGATGATCTGTCTGGCTCCTGGAGGCCAAAGCCAGAGGCTGAGGGAGACGGGGGCGGAGCCGCCGGCGCCGAGCGGTCAGCTGGCGGAGAAAGACGCGATTTGCCACCAGACGGGATGCTATGCCGTCTTCTTCCAAAAGAGAAACTTTCGGGAGGCTGGCCGGAGCTGTCGGGAGAGAGGCGGCACCTTGGCGACGATGCACACCCAAGAGGCAGCGGCCGTGGTCCATGAGCTGCTTCTGGCCATCGAGGGGACCAAGCCGAGGCTTCGTCTCTGGATCGGACTGCACAGGTCATCGCGCCAGTGCTCATCCACCCGACCACTCAGAGGATTCGTCTGGGTCACAG GAGACCAGGATGGCCAATTCTCCAACTGGCTCCGTAATGACAACCCTGAGACTTGTACGGCCCCTCGCTGTGTAGCCATGAACGTCCACACTTCTGAGATTGGGCGTAAAGGTAGAGACAACCTCCGGTGGGTCGATGGCTCCTGCGCGCTGCCGTTGGACGGATACGTTTGCCAGTACAGCTACAAAGGCATGTGTCCACCACTGGAGGACGAGGGCAGCGGTCCGGCTCTCTACACCACCCCCTTTTACCTCCTCAGCTCACTGCTGACCCACGTGCCCTTCAACTCCGTGGCCACTCTACCGTGCCCCACGGACGGCTCGGACCCAGAGGCTCGTGCTGAGGAGACGGTGCTGTGCACGGAGAGAGACGACAAGACGGTGGGCTGGTCCAAGGATGCCCCGCTGTGCTTGTCCGTTGCCCCTCCGGACGGGCAGGATTGGTGCAGCCAAGATCACGTCTGCGAGCAGTTCTGTCAGAACACGGACACAGACTACTACTGTTACTGCTCCGAGGGCTTTGTGATAAATGAGGACGGGTACAGCTGCGAGCCGGATCCCCTGGGCCTGACTGACCAGCCCAAATTATCCGCAGACTCCGCCGGCCCCACTGACCAGCCCCCCGTCAATGAGGCTTGTGTGGAGATGGGCTGTGAGTACAACTGTGTGGAGACCCAGCGGGGCATCCGCTGCACATGCCCCCACGGCTACCAAATGGGTCCAGATGGCCGAAAATGTTCCGATGTGGACGAATGCCAACAGCACCCATGCTCGCATCTGTGTATCAACATCCCCGGCACTTTCCACTGCGCCTGCTCCTCCGGATTCCAGCAAGACGACGAGGGCGAATGCGCCGACATCGACGAGTGCCTGAACCCGGGAAACTGTGAAGGCCTTTGTAACAACACAGTGGGATCCTTCACATGTACGTGTAACCAAGGATATGTGTCGGACAGTGAAGACAAGTGTGTGGATCGGGATGAGTGTGCGGAGGGGTCGCCCTGTCAGCAGCATTGTCTTAACTTTGTGGGAGGGTACCTGTGTTACTGTGACAGTGGCTATAACCTGCAGTCAGACGGGCTTTCCTGTAAGCCTTTGGTAGATGATGGGGAATATTCcactctgacccctgaccccgagGATTTCGCTGATATGCCCGAATTGCAACCCGACCACAATATTCTCTGGGCCACCTCATTCACACCGGACCCAAACTTCGAAGCTGACACTAACTTCGACGTTGGCTGGCTGACAGAAGCCCCTGAAGCATTCTCCCCTGACATGGCTCATGGGTCAGACAATCATCTAAACCAATGGGATGCCATGTCACCAAAGCGTTATCAGACGGTCCCACCCCCAACGCAACAAGACAACACAGGCAATGAAATTCATAACGAGGCTGAAGATAAGACTGAAGGTAATGACGATAGAGATAAAGGGGTGGCTGAAACTGCGAATGGGTCTGCCTCTGGAAGGCGGCAGGGCGAGGGATCTAAAGTGGACACCGCGGAGGAGGCTGAGTCTGCTGCAGGTGAACGGAAGCACAACAAGAGCTGGTTACTGGTGGCCCTGCTGGTgcccctgtgtgtgttcctcGTGGTGATGCTGGCTCTGGGGATCGTCTACTGCACCAGCTGTGCTGTGGACAAGAGCCTGAGCTTCTCAAACTGCTATCGCTGGATACTTCCAACAATGCCTCCTGACCAGAGGAACGGCAAAACCCAAGCATGA